In Toxoplasma gondii ME49 chromosome X, whole genome shotgun sequence, a single genomic region encodes these proteins:
- a CDS encoding hypothetical protein (encoded by transcript TGME49_235630~Signal peptide predicted by SignalP 2.0 HMM (probability 0.933) with cleavage site probability 0.504 at residue 19) produces MISTTALRLFLSAAAEAQAVREEMSRLIFDENMSLGNQSFDTASAAGVSARLRDLHEQVHQLDNTLRDYGMQRRVQFRNARFDQVRQNSFDDMRVVRRLQRLFAVHWPAAPRFGPLAAQGVAAPGQAPPPQGPGPPIPGVDPPQVVPGHLAQGPGAGPPQLGPGAAAAGQGPPLPGQGPPFPAQGPHPPRGHPPGPPQPGQNVFGLRPPRSPGSFNR; encoded by the coding sequence atgATTTCGACAACTGCGTTGCGGTTGTTCTTGTCAGCGGCGGCCGAGGCACAGGCGGTACGGGAAGAGATGTCACGTCTGATTTTCGACGAGAACATGTCACTGGGAAACCAGTCATTTGACACAGCGTCTGCCGCAGGCGTGTCGGCCCGGCTGCGGGACCTGCATGAACAGGTGCATCAGCTGGATAACACTCTGCGAGACTACGGCATGCAGAGGCGGGTGCAATTCCGCAATGCACGATTTGACCAAGTCCGCCAGAACTCATTTGATGACATGCGTGTCGTACGGAGGCTACAGCGACTCTTCGCGGTACACTGGCCTGCAGCTCCCCGCTTTGGTCCTCTGGCGGCCCAAGGAGTGGCGGCTCCAGGGCAAGCTCCGCCTCCGCAAGGCCCAGGCCCGCCTATCCCAGGCGTGGACCCGCCGCAGGTAGTCCCAGGCCACCTTGCCCAGGGTCCGGGTGCAGGCCCACCTCAGCTAGGCCCAGGCGCGGCTGCCGCGGGCCAAGGCCCACCTCTCCCGGGGCAAGGCCCCCCTTTCCCAGCGCAAGGCCCACATCCTCCACGAGGGCACCCTCCGGGACCTCCACAGCCTGGACAGAACGTCTTTGGATTGCGTCCGCCTAGGAGCCCGGGTAGCTTCAACAGGTGA
- a CDS encoding deoxyhypusine synthase (encoded by transcript TGME49_235620) → MLEFPRPAGFTMVMPASQGAPHGAIAAESQEKTNSCVSQECPASSETARQNPTAACLGGRESSVTCGEKQPTLFGCTYTTGSSRPPLVATDAVLVVSAPTPEDALVVHGVDFEKCRDLDSLLDSFERSGFQATQLGRAIREVRRMRAWRLSDEPIDEDDIGTEWEDLEKRRNTKCTIWLSFTSNMISSGLREVFVFLCKHKLIDVLVTSAGGVEEDFVKCLAPTVVGDFYLKGQDLRAKGWNRIGNLLVPNSNYCHFEDWIQPIFDKMVQEQNAKIKANMANSDFCVADAVWTPSSIIKRLGEEINDERSVLYWCAKNNIPVFCPGLTDGSLGDNLYFHSYRHKGLIVDIVQDVRNINDIATKCKKSGMIILGGGLPKHHTCNANLMRNGADFAVYINSGSEFDGSDSGARPDEAVSWGKITCEAKPVKVHGDATVLFPLVVAATFAKEFHEKQQKL, encoded by the coding sequence ATGCTCGAATTTCCAAGACCTGCAGGTTTCACCATGGTAATGCCCGCATCCCAGGGTGCGCCCCATGGCGCGATTGCGGCTGAATcgcaggaaaaaacgaactcTTGTGTTTCGCAGGAGTGTCCTGCGTCCAGTGAAACAGCCAGACAGAACCCAACAGCCGCTTGTTTGGGAGGGCGCGAGTCCTCCGTAACTTGCGGTGAGAAACAGCCCACGCTgttcgggtgtacatacaccacgGGATCGAGTCGTCCTCCGTTAGTGGCGACCGATGCAGTTCTGGTTGTCTCGGCGCCTACTCCAGAAGACGCTTTAGTGGTTCATGGGGTAGATTTTGAGAAGTGTCGAGACCTCGACTCGCTGTTGGACAGCTTCGAACGGAGTGGCTTTCAAGCGACGCAGCTGGGCCGGGCGATCCGGGAGGTGAGACGTATGCGCGCGTGGCGGCTTTCTGACGAGCCgatcgacgaagacgacatCGGCACGGAGTGGGAAGACTTGGAGAAGCGGCGGAACACCAAGTGCACCATCTGGCTGTCTTTCACGTCCAACATGATTTCCTCGGGACTGCGCGaggtcttcgttttcctgtgCAAACATAAACTCATCGACGTGCTCGTCACTTCTGCGGGAGGCGTCGAGGAAGACTTCGTCAAGTGTCTGGCGCCGACTGTTGTCGGAGACTTCTATTTGAAGGGCCAAGACTTGCGTGCCAAAGGCTGGAACCGGATAGGAAATCTGTTGGTCCCGAACTCGAACTACTGCCACTTCGAGGACTGGATTCAGCCCATCTTTGACAAAATGGTGCAGGAGCAGAACGCAAAAATCAAGGCGAACATGGCCAATTCGGACTTTTGCGTGGCTGACGCTGTCTGGACGCCCTCGTCCATCATCAAGCGCCTCGGGGAAGAAATCAACGACGAAAGAAGTGTGCTCTACTGGTGCGCGAAAAACAATATTCCTGTTTTTTGCCCCGGCCTCACAGATGGGTCACTAGGCGACAACCTCTACTTCCACAGCTACCGGCACAAAGGGCTTATCGTCGATATCGTTCAGGACGTTCGAAACATCAACGACATCGCCACAAAGTGCAAAAAGTCTGGCATGATAATCCTCGGAGGAGGGCTCCCAAAACACCACACATGCAACGCGAATCTCATGAGAAACGGCGCCGATTTCGCAGTGTACATCAACTCCGGATCGGAGTTCGACGGGAGCGACTCCGGTGCCAGGCCTGACGAGGCAGTCAGCTGGGGGAAAATCACATGCGAGGCGAAGCCGGTGAAGGTTCACGGGGATGCAACTGTCCTGTTTCCCCTTGTGGTTGCTGCGACCTTCGCCAAAGAATTCCATgaaaagcagcagaagctcTAA
- a CDS encoding formyl transferase domain-containing protein (encoded by transcript TGME49_235640~Predicted trans-membrane domain (TMHMM2.0):20-39:48-66:85-108), producing MRSSASTPGKCKVSQFDKPRILDFFSFLVSFLGLSLSPGLRCLRGVSNAFWFASQHCFPVSLFSFLCKRRRGFASVRSDNVRPRRVGLWICVSVFLLSLPTLSLSLPLSSLARPIRQTATQRSVASPAFASFAAPASRCSQFSAAASRPLRQTALASSSSTASSASIHFGVFFNRMPPYAVVGANVSPRVALYSVASSSSQTAVDCPHLHAPRALPAVARPLHPRLTAFAFRVASSCSCRRHASGPVVDASRVHFSPCIHQLSWLPSCNNSTIDLCREVECPRVLRSTSKPSSSLTCAVSSSPFPCFSCASGRSFAALSAAAGSSVLPAVCPLSSPSSLCSLSSSSSSLSLSAALSTTAQPIRVLFIGSPAVALSALEVLLEASLNGSSHASPPWLFSAAPSGRELFAGAKQHGASVAHGSESKDKGKREKKNLLGLPGGFVVSAVLCRPPSRQGRGRKTLAPCPVQAFAESLSPPLSLFVSSDLSSPSLLAALEDLCLDVAVCAAFASKLPDSLLRLPRYGTVLIHPSLLPQYRGAAPVRRALMNGETRVGVSLLRPSSRFDDGAVLHQSCLDLSGDEHAEEIEEQLFQRGTEALLTASLWAGNRKGGGPGVPQDANKATVARKIRPEDRRISFAEMSATKIHNTVRALASHGSGVWTELEICFQSASSWQDEATERPRKAETWKQAGDCSAASPRGAGAERTLKVKLLRTRLGAVVPGEHADTEASNALESEEAANCHPTQRISPAVHTALCEAPKQRDWSSIAQERNASVRKSQRSPTLPPQRQTVSRVFLDASGALRFVCGDGSVLLVEKLQRESRGPLSGAEFWNGLMGFCQKRRRSSGEKSDASECVFAGEESEYERRKDQLRSCRPKREQTFCLRWIN from the exons ATgcgttcctctgcgtctACACCTGGAAAGTGCAAAGTGTCTCAGTTCGACAAACCGCGCATCCTCgactttttctcgtttcttgtttcctttctcggactgtctctctcccccggACTGCGGTGTCTGCGCGGCGTATCGAACGCCTTCTGGTTCGCGAGCCAACACTGTTTCccggtttctctcttttcctttctttgtaAGCGACGCCGTGGCTTCGCCTCCGTTCGCTCCGACAACGTGCGACCTCGTCGAGTCGGCCTGTGGATCTGCGTTagcgtctttctcctctcgctgccgacattgtctctctctttgcctttGAGTTCTCTCGCTAGACCCATCCGACAGACAGCAACGCAGCGTTCGgtcgcgtcgcctgcgtttGCCTCCTTCGCAGCTCCCGCCTCACGCTGTTCGCAGTTCTCAGCTGCAGCGTCTCGACCTCTTAGACAGActgctctcgcttcttcttcctccactgcttcttctgcctccatTCATTTCGGAGTTTTCTTCAACCGAATGCCTCCATATGCAGTGGTGGGCGCGAACGTGTCGCCTCGAGTCGCCTTATATTCCGTCGCCTCCAGTTCAAGTCAAACTGCAGTGGACTGTCCTcacttgcatgcgccgcgaGCACTTCCGGCCGTTGCTCGGCCGCTGCATCCTCGCCTGACGGCGTTTGCATTCCgagtcgcttcttcctgctcctgCCGACGCCACGCATCTGGCCCAGTGGTAGACGCCTCGAGGGTCCATTTTTCTCCCTGCATTCACCAACTTTCATGGCTTCCTTCCTGTAATAATTCGACCATTGACCTCTGTCGCGAAGTCGAGTGTCCGCGCGTCCTGCGTTCCACGTCcaagccttcttcttccctcacTTGCGCAGTTTCatcctctcctttcccttGTTTCTCCTGTGCCTCCGGCCGGTCCTTCgcagctctctctgcagctgctggctCCTCCGTCTTGCCTGccgtctgtcctctctcttctccctcttcactttgttctctctcttcttcctcctcctctttgtctctttctgctgcgcTCTCGACCACGGCACAGCCCATCCGCGTCCTGTTCATCGGGAGCCCAGCCGTCGCGCTTTCTGCGTTGGAGGTGCTCCTGGAGGCCTCTCTGAATGGTTCGTCGCACGCGTCTCCGCCTtggcttttctctgccgcgCCGAGTGGACGGGAACTGTTCGCAGGAGCGAAACAGCACGGCGCCTCTGTTGCGCATGGATCCGAATCCAAGGACaaaggcaagagagagaagaaaaacctGTTGGGTCTGCCTGGTGGATTCGTCGTCTCCGCCGTTCTTTGTCGGCCTCCCTCTCGACAGGGCCGAGGCAGAAAGACCCTCGCGCCATGTCCAGTCCAG GCGTTTGCCgagtcgctgtctccacctctctccctcttcgtttcttcggacctctcctcgccttctctgttggCTGCGCTCGAGGACCTCTGTCTCGACGTCGCAGTCTGTGCAGCTTTCGCTTCGAAACTCCCagattctcttcttcgccttcctcg GTATGGAACAGTCTTGATTCATCCTTCCTTGCTTCCTCAGTACCGAGGAGCCGCTCCGGTGCGTCGGGCTCTGATGAATGGAGAGACCCGCGTGggcgtgtctcttcttcgtccttcttctcgtttcgaTGATGGCGCTGTTCTTCATCAAAGTTGCCTGGACCTCTCAGGCGacgagcatgcagaggagatCGAGGAGCAACTGTTTCAGCGGGGTACTGAGGCTCTTTTaactgcctctctctgggcAGGCAATCGGAAAGGAGGCGGTCCCGGCGTCCCGCAAGATGCGAACAAG GCGACTGTGGCGCGAAAAATCAGGCCAGAGGACCGGCGAATTTCCTTCGCAGAAATGTCGGCCACGAAGATTCACAACACCGTTCGCGCGCTCGCCTCGCACGGCAGCGGCGTGTGGACAGAGCTCGAGATTTGTTTTCAGTCCGCTTCGTCTTGGCAAGACGAAGCGACTGAAAGgccgaggaaagcagagacatgGAAACAGGCAGGTGACTGTTCTGCGGCGAGTCCAAGAGGCGCTGGCGCAGAGCGGACACTGAAG GTCAAACTCCTTCGTACACGTCTTGGCGCCGTAGTTCCAGGAGAGCACGCTGACACAGAGGCGTCGAACGCGCTCGAATCAGAGGAAGCAGCTAACTGTCATCCCACGCAGCGAATTTCCCCGGCCGTACACACCGCTCTGTGTGAGGCTCCAAAGCAGCGGGACTGGAGTTCGATAGCCCAGGAACGGAACGCATCTGTAAGAAAGAGCCAAAGGTCGCCGACCCTCCCGCCGCAACGCCAGACAGTATCTCGAGTTTTCCTCGATGCTTCGGGAGCTTTACGCTTTGTCTGCGGCGACGGAAGTGTGCTTCTCGTGGAAAAACTCCAAAGAGAGAGTCGCGGTCCTCTCAGCGGAGCCGAATTTTGGAATGGTCTTATGGGCTTTTGCCAGAAACGTCGACGAAGCAGTGGTGAAAAGAGCGACGCCTCTGAGTGTGTGTTTGCCGGAGAAGAGTCGGAATACGAGCGGAGAAAAGATCAGCTTCGATCGTGTCGACCGAAGCGAGAACAGACTTTTTGTTTGCGCTGGATAAACTGA
- a CDS encoding hypothetical protein (encoded by transcript TGME49_235635~Signal peptide predicted by SignalP 2.0 HMM (probability 0.959) with cleavage site probability 0.914 at residue 58~Predicted trans-membrane domain (TMHMM2.0):40-63), with protein MPIQMEKCVWVAKRPPGRATFCHWKERLCWKMGLLRSQTRNLLFLALTCLSATSGVFAIPQTTPRGLRQEHNEAVSGPTRFSAILLGGRRDRRQPTDNEYGSRADTASTRRLTGLVSRILASPPEEQDDALGASARGARSRQPTGSPPPVPLARAESSRSAVRPEFGTGAGSVTYEGFGTARPPPPQVGVRALSGVRPLGDPRARLCSACKNKHLTARAAARLFLSAAAEGQRIRDQMSGLIFEENRARGSHSDSTGSSGDISSRLRELHVQMLRADTLARVYARDRQMRSHSSAYQEARNQDIENMQVERRLRALIPRPGPPHPPPAPSRAQGVLRPVRPPLPQGQARERPPRDPGPPYIVAGAPPVNLGGRPPHLRPGLPAARQGPPFPGQGPPFPAQGPPLPGQGPPFPAQGPPLPAQGPHPPRGHPPGPPQPGQNVFGLRPPRSPGSFNR; from the exons ATGCCAATCCAAATGGAGAAATGTGTCTGGGTCGCAAAGCGCCCCCCTGGACGGGCAACATTCTGCCATTGGAAAGAGCGCCTCTGCTGGAAAATGGGGTTGCTGCGTTCTCAGACGCGGAACCTGTTGTTCCTTGCGCTGACGTGCCTCTCGGCAACATCGGGCGTTTTTGCGATTCCCCAAACAACCCCACG CGGCCTACGCCAGGAGCACAACGAGGCGGTGAGCGGCCCGACACGCTTTTCCGCTATTTTGCTAGGTGGTCGGCGAGACCGTCGGCAACCCACAGACAACGAATATGGATCCAGAGCGGACACCGCATCTACTCGACGATTGACAGGTTTGGTATCAAGGATCCTGGCGTCACCACCTGAGGAACAGGACGATGCTTTGGGGGCCTCAGCGAGAGGCGCTCGGTCGCGCCAACCCACTGGGTCGCCACCGCCTGTGCCGCTGGCACGAGCCGAGAGTTCACGAAGCGCTGTCCGTCCCGAATTTGGAACTGGCGCCGGTTCAGTCACATATGAGGGCTTTGGTACAGCTCGGCCTCCTCCGCCGCAGGTGGGAGTGCGCGCGCTTTCAGGAGTGAGACCGTTGGGCGACCCTCGAGCTCGACTATGTTCTGCATGTAAAAACAAGCACTTGACTGCGAGAGCTGCCGCGCGGTTGTTCCTTTCTGCGGCGGCCGAAGGACAGAGGATACGGGACCAGATGTCCGGTCTAATTTTCGAGGAGAACAGGGCACGGGGAAGCCACTCGGATTCCACGGGTTCTTCAGGCGACATATCTTCTCGTTTACGCGAGCTGCATGTACAGATGCTTCGAGCTGATACCCTGGCTCGAGTCTATGCGAGAGATAGACAGATGCGTTCACACTCATCAGCGTATCAGGAAGCGCGCAACCAGGACATCGAAAACATGCAAGTGGAACGCCGTTTGCGGGCGCTCATCCCGCGACCTGGACCCCCGCATCCTCCCCCTGCCCCTTCGAGGGCCCAAGGTGTTTTGCGCCCGGTTCGCCCTCCCCTTCCCCAAGGCCAAGCCCGCGAACGACCTCCACGAGACCCAGGACCTCCTTACATAGTCGCGGGCGCGCCTCCCGTGAATCTAGGAGGACGGCCACCTCACCTACGCCCAGGCCTTCCTGCGGCGAGACAAGGCCCCCCTTTCCCAGGGCAAGGCCCCCCTTTCCCAGCGCAAGGCCCACCTCTCCCAGGGCAAGGCCCCCCTTTCCCAGCGCAAGGCCCCCCTCTCCCAGCGCAAGGCCCACATCCTCCACGAGGGCACCCTCCGGGACCTCCACAGCCTGGACAGAACGTCTTTGGATTGCGTCCGCCTAGGAGCCCGGGTAGCTTCAACAGGTGA
- a CDS encoding carrier superfamily protein (encoded by transcript TGME49_235650~Predicted trans-membrane domain (TMHMM2.0):6-29), which translates to MEVVTEATSAAIAAATSAVLVYPLDTILVRYQASSRRKVTDPYTAAFHFNSGHKELAKIILELLREQSPGSHEPSPTKRTASEQRARDSFTSPEDVVVHIAETLRKLYKGVGVKVFEAVVRNFVYFIWYKLLKETYDRRGGQQTVASRLFLATAAAVINQCFTAPLEVISTNVQTTGLNYRAVIRKIFQQQGFRGFYRGFAASLILCSNPAITNACFDRLKLLLQVVVAAQARRNADPILDEETPLDSNQHLLPITPAQAFCLGALSKALATVVTSFCMYSVLGRRLDLGPSAQTLAEAVHLKDFPADEGESSGAGSRGLSSVGSSPTTVGPEERRGLPSLLSSPGSSLSFSFSSARPLGTSASFSTLTSHPTQERTEDTSFAGEEGLLAGEEGLLAGEEARLPGMCEDEERGTRTAHDRPQHETDPLVTVFVDTNDMLKAASFCLADKQESPGVGEDRAYHMFDSRGDAMLSNGDEVLGPHAVPVERAAGVIAFMVSTLAQEGLPGLYRGLTLQLCKTLIAAAILYMVKERISAETHQTLERAWRLFRKKNGSS; encoded by the exons ATGGAGGTCGTCACTGAGGCGACATCCGCCGCGATTGCTGCAGCAACTTCCGCTGTCCTCGTCTACCCCTTAGACACTATTCTTGTGCGATATCAAGCGTCGAGTCGACGGAAAGTAACAGATCCATACACCGCTGCCTTCCACTTCAACAGCGGACACAAAGAGCTCGCGAAAATCATCTTGGAGCTTCTACGCGAGCAGTCGCCGGGATCACATGAGCCTTCCCCAACAAAACGTACAGCCTCTGAGCAGAGGGCCCGTGACAGCTTCACTTCTCCGGAAGACGTTGTTGTTCATATTGCCGAGACACTGAGAAAACTGTACAAGGGCGTTGGTGTCAAGGTGTTCGAGGCGGTTGTGAGGAATTTTGTGTACTTCATCTG GTACAAGCTTCTGAAGGAGACGTACGATCGACGTGGTGGACAACAAACGGTTGCCTCGCGGCTCTTTCTTGCAACGGCTGCCGCAGTGATCAACCAGTGTTTCACAGCACCTTTGGAAGTAATATCCACAAATGTGCAAACGACAGGTCTTAACTATCGTGCAGTCATTCGAAAAATTTTCCAGCAACAAG GATTTCGGGGATTTTACCGAGGATTCGCCGCCTCGTTGATTCTCTGCTCAAACCCAGCCATCACCAATGCCTGCTTCGATCGCCTCAA ACTCCTCCTTCAGGTTGTGGTGGCGGCTCAAgcacgaagaaacgcggatCCAATTCTAGACGAGGAAACACCGCTGGATTCAAACCAA CATCTCTTGCCGATCACACCAGCGCAGGCGTTTTGCCTCGGCGCTCTTTCCAAGGCCCTCGCGACTGTTGTCAC GTCCTTCTGCATGTACAGTGTACTCGGACGCCGCCTCGACCTGGGTCCGTCAGCCCAGACTCTGGCGGAAGCAGTACACCTGAAAGACTTCCCAG ctgacgaaggcgagagcagcgGCGCCGGGAGTCGCGGTCTCAGCTCGGTGGGAAGCAGTCCGACGACGGTGGGGCCTGAGGAGCGACGCGGCCTTCcttcacttctctcttctcccggttcttctctttctttttccttctcttctgcgcgtCCTCTCGGCACCTCTGCCTCCTTTAGCACGCTGACCTCGCACCCGACCCaggaaagaacagaagacacctcgttcgcgggagaagaaggcctcttggcgggagaagaaggcctcttggcgggagaagaagcgcggctACCGGGCATGtgtgaagacgaggaacgcgGAACGCGAACAGCTCACGACCGTCCACAACATGAGACAGATCCACTTGTCACTGTCTTCGTGGACACCAAT GATATGCTGAAAGCGGCCTCGTTCTGTTTAGCTGACAAACAGGAG TCTCCTGGAGTGGGCGAAGATCGCGCCTACCACATGTTCGATTCCAGAGGCGACGCGATGCTGTCGAACGGGGACGAGGTTCTGGGACCTCATGCAGTTCCTGTGGAG AGGGCGGCGGGTGTCATTGCCTTCATGGTTTCCACGCTGGCGCAAGAAGGTCTGCCTGGTCTCTATCGAGGCTTGACTCTCCAACTCTGCAAAACTCTGATTGCTGCCGCCATCTTGTACATGGTGAAAGAGCGCATCAGTGCTGAAACGCATCAG acgcttGAACGCGCTTGGCGCCTTTtccggaagaagaacggcagCTCCTAA